The following is a genomic window from Synechococcales cyanobacterium CNB.
CCAACATCCTGCCATGCACCCCCCATCCACCCTCTACCATGCGTCATGGCGTTGGCCGCGGAGAGTGTCTCGTTCGCCTACCGGCGCGGCCGGCCTGTGCTGCGCGACCTTAGCCTCCGCTTCGAGCCGGGCACGGTCACCGCCGTCGTCGGCCCCAACGGCGCGGGCAAGACGACGCTGCTGCGGGTGTTGCTCGGCCTGCGCGAGCCTGATGCGGGGCGCGTCATGCTCGATGCCCGCTCGGTCGCGGGCCTCTCCGCACGCGAGCGGGCCGCCCGCATGGCCTACGTGCCGCAGCGAAGCCGCATGGCCTTCGCGTTCACCGTGCGTGAGGTCGTCCGGCACGCTCGCTTCGCTACGCCCGACGAACGAACGCAGGAAGCCGCCGATGCCGCGATGGGCGACGTGGGCATCGCGGCCCTGGCCGACGAGCCGTTCGAACGCCTGAGC
Proteins encoded in this region:
- a CDS encoding ABC transporter ATP-binding protein, whose protein sequence is MLPSCRRSRRAASVGDTPTSCHAPPIHPLPCVMALAAESVSFAYRRGRPVLRDLSLRFEPGTVTAVVGPNGAGKTTLLRVLLGLREPDAGRVMLDARSVAGLSARERAARMAYVPQRSRMAFAFTVREVVRHARFATPDERTQEAADAAMGDVGIAALADEPFERLSAGQQQRTLIARAIAQLSAPCREGVTRVLAADEPLSALDPKHALEAVSLIRSLVARGPALSAVIVLHDLTAALRFADRAALLDGTGRLVALGPANETLTPDTLAGVFGVRFARVRGDGCEGLLPTASPPEAATV